The genomic DNA CATCGCCCACGAACTGAACCAACCACTCGGCTCCATCCTGACCAATGCCGAGACGGCAGAACTCATGCTGAGCGCCAAGGCGCCCGACATCAACGAGGTTCGTCAGATTCTCGCCGACATCAGGCGCGACGACCAACGGGCAAGCGAGGTGATCCGCCGGCTGCGCTCCATCCTGAAAAGGACGCCGTTTGAAATCAAGGACACCGAGCTCAACGGTACCGTTCGCGAAGCGCTCGACCTTCTGAAGGCCGTTGCCGACGGACGCCGCGTCGCCTTGACCTACGCGCCTGTCCTGACCGATCTCCATGTCAAGGGCGATCCAGTCCAGCTTCAGCAGGTCATCCTCAATCTGGTCATCAACGCGATGGATGCGGTGTCGGATGCGGGCGCCGGAAGGCGGGAGATCAGCGTCTCGACCCTTCGGGCCGGCAATCAGGCTGAGATCAGGATCGCCGATACCGGACCCGGAATAGCCCCGGCCGACCTCGCTCAGGTTTTCGATCCGTTTTTCACGACCAAGCCGCAAGGCATGGGAATGGGACTGGCGATCGTCAAAACCATCATCGAGGCCCATCACGGCGAAATTGTCGCGGCAAACCGCGCCGCTGGCGGCGCCTTGTTCACGATGCGGCTCCCGATCGCGGGCTGAAGAGGCGATACCCTTGATCTTGATCGAGCCTCCGGGGCGCCGCGGCCGTTTCTCCTCCGCGGTCGCGGAAATGACGATTACCCTGTTGGCGCAGCGTCGCGTGCCGGCCCATGATGGATGCCGAACTGATCGAATGAGGGTTTGGTCTTGCGCTGCAGCAGTCCCGTGGATCTCGTTTCGTTGATCTCGATCAACGAACGCCTCCGATCCGGCTCGATCTTCCCCAGTTGGAAGTACGAAGGAGGGTGTGATGTTTCGCTGCGGCAAGATCCTGATGGCGCTTGCGTTCACAATGGCGACCTCGTTCGCTGCAATGGCACAGACCCCAACGACGCCTGCGGTCCCGACTCCGCAGGCGCAGCCGGCAAGTCCCGCGGCGCCGTCGGCCGAGCTTCTGAAACCCGAGCAGCTCGAGGCCCTTGTTGCGCCGATCGCGCTCTATCCGGATGAACTCCTCGCCAACGTTCTGGCCGCCTCGACCTATCCGCTCGAGGTGGTGCAGGCTGACCGCTGGCTGAAGGAGCGCAAGACCCTCAAGGGTGACGCACTGAAGGCGGAGGTGGACAAGCAGGCCTGGGACGACAGCGTCAAGGCGCTCGCCAGCACCGCCGACGTCCTGACCATGATGAGCGACCAGCTCGACTGGACCAAGAAGCTCGGCGATGCCTTTCTCGCGCAGCAGCCCGATGTGATGGATGCGATCCAGCGCCTGCGCACCAAGGCCTATGACAACAAGAAGCTTGTCACCACCAAGCAGCAGAAGGTCAGCGTTCAGTCTCAGGAAGGCAAGCAGGTCGTCGTGATCCAGCAGGCCAATCCCGCGGAGATGTATGTGCCGTACTACGATCCGGCCACGGTCTATGGCGGCTGGCCCTATGCGGAATATCCGCCTTATTACTGGGGCTATCCGTCCTATATCGGCGCGGGTGTGGTCGCGGCGGGGCTTGCTTTCGGCACCGCATGGGCGATCGGGCGGTGGCGCAATTACTGGGGCGGCGGCTGCAACTGGGGCAATCGCAACGTTTACGTCAACCACCGCACCACCAACATCGGCAATGGTTGGCAGCACAATCCGGCGCATCGCGGCGGCGTCCGCTACAACAACAGCAACGTTCAGCAGCGTTTCGGCAACAGCAATTTGAAGGCCGGCGTGTCGGACCGCATGGATTTCCGCGGTCGTGATGGCAACCAGGTTTTGCGTCCCAATCAGGGCGCGGGAGATCGGGCAGGCGACCGTGCCGGTGATCGTGCTGGTGATCGCGGTGACCGGGCAGGAGACCGCGCGGGAGATCGTGCGGGAGATCGTGCAGGCAACCGCGGTGATCGGCCCGGCGCTGGTGATCGTGCCGGAGCCGCGGATCGCGCCAAGGGCGGCGGCGACCGCGCCAAGGCTGCCAACAAGGCCGGCGGCGATCGCGCAAAGGCTGCTAACCGCGCCGGCGGCGCTGCGGCCAATCGTGGCAGCGGCGGCAATCGTGGCGGTGCCATGAACGTCTCCTCCGGCCGCTCGGCAGCTGCAGCATCCGCCCGTGGGCGGTCGAGCATGGCGAGCATGCCGCGCGGTGGCGGCGGCGGCCCGAGCTTTGCCGGCCGCGGCGGCGGTGGCGGAGCGGCGATGCGTGGAGGCGGTGGCGGGGGCGGCTTCCGTGGCGGTGGTGGCGGTGGTCGGCGCTCCGATATCGCGCTGAAGCACGACATCACGCTCCTCGGCCATCTCTCGAGCGGCATCGGCTACTATCGCTTCAGCTACATCGGTAGCGACAAGGCCTATGTCGGCGTCATGGCCCAGGAGGTCGAGCAGGTGATGCCTGCCGCGGTGAGGCGCGGCAGCGATGGCTATCTGCGGGTCCATTACGAAAAGCTGGGGCTGACATTCCGCACCTACCGCGACTGGCTCGCCGGCGGCGCGAAGGTCCCTGCGGAGGTGACGCCATGACCGTCCTAGACACATTCCGTCGCGCAATGTTGCCGGGCATCATCACGCTGGTGTTGCTCGGCTCCGAGCTGCAGGCGCAGCAATCCTTCAAGACGCCGGAGGATGCGGCGGCTGCGCTCGCCGCCGCGGTCAAGAGCGGACCGGACGACATCTTGAAAGTGCTTGGGCGTGCCGCCGACGACATCGTCTCCTCTGGCGACGAGATCGCCGACAACGACATCCGAGCGCGCTTCACGTCGATGTATGATGCCAGGCACGCCATCAAGGCCGAAGGCAACAAGACCGCGACGTTGGTGCTGGGTCCGGATGACTTCCCGTTCCCCATTCCGCTGGTCAACACCAAGGCCGGCTGGGAATTCGACACCGACGAGGGACGCATCGAAGTGCTGCGCCGGCGTATCGGTCGCAACGAACTCGATGCGATCCAGACCGCGCTCGCCTTTGTCGACGCGCAGAATGAATATGCCGACAAGGACCGCGGCGAGGGCGCCGGCATCTATGCGCAGCGCATCGTCTCCTCGCCGGGCAAGAAGGACGGCCTGTTCTGGCGCGACGACAACGACCCGAGCCCACTCGGCGCGCTGGCGGCCGAGGCCTCGAAAGAGGGCTACCGCGCCGGCGATGTCGGACCTGCGCCCTATCACGGCTACTACTTCCGGATTCTCAAAGGGCAGGGCCGGGACGCTCCCGGCGGCGCGCTCAATTACGTCGTCAAGGGCAAGATGATCGGGGGCTTCGCCTTGATCGCCTGGCCTGCCGAATACGGCAATTCGGGCATCATGACCTTCCTGGTCAATCATGCGGGTACCGTCTACCAGAAGGATCTCGGCAAGCGCACGGCCTTCGTCGCCGAGCGTACCTCGCTGTTCGATCCTGATGAGACCTGGAAGAAGGTCGATGCCCCGGCAAAGTGAGGTGAGAGCTGCGCTTCTGTCGATCGCGCGTTGTCTTGTTGCGGGCGCGCTGCTCGCCTTTGCCGCGCCTGCCACCCCGTCGTTCGCCCAAGCAGCGGGGCAAGTGCGCGTCAAGATCGTGAAGGCTGGCCTGCTGATCGGAGGCGGCGCCGGCAACGGCGTTCTGACCTATCGCGGCCGCAACTATCCATTCCGCGTAACGGGAGCGAGCCTCGGCATCACGGCAGGGGCAAGTGTCGCACGACTGCAGGGCTGGGCCTCCGGCATAAAGGATGTGAGCGACTTCGCCGGCGTCTATAGCTCGGTCGGTGGTGGTGCGGCTGTTGTCGGGGGCATCAACGGCGCTCACCTGCGGAACGACAAAGGGGTGACAATGATCCTGCAAGGAGGAAAGCTGGGCGCAGAATTCGCCGCCAATCTGAGCGCGATCATGATTTCCTTGAGGTGAGGGAGTATTCGTCGTTATGGCGGTACGTGAGCTGCTGGAGAAGCATGCAGACGTAACGATGGGCTTCGCCCGGCCAGTGTAATCCAGCCTCGTGCGCGCCGAAGAAACTCGCCGACGCTCAGTCGCAAGCGAAGACCGATACACAACGTCGAGGCCCGCAACGATCGCAACATGTTCGTCATCGCCGGGGCGCTCGGCGCGATTGGGGGCGCCTATGGCATAGCCACAAGCTCCGGCCCCTGGACTGCGACGCTGTTCGGAATTGCATATGGGCTTGCGGGCATCTTGATCGGAGTGCCACTCGCCGGTTTCCTGAACATCACGCGCCGGCTTTGGCATTAGCTGCCGGCGACAAGCGCGGGGCTATTGCGGCGGGCCTTCGCCTAGTAGCGGTCGTAATACCGATGCCGGTGAGGGCGGTAATAGCGTTCACCGTAGCCGTAAGGTGCGTAACGCGGTCGCGCGTAGGCGCCGGGGGCGTGATAGTCGTTCGGAAAGCAGCGACCATTCGAATAGTTGAAGTCGTAGCCGTGCGGACAAGAGCGGCCTCTTCCGGGGAATTGGACCAGTTGAACTTGAGCTTCCTGGGCAGGCGGGGCCGGCAATGGTCCAAGCGTAGCCAGCGACAAGATCACAGCTTGGATAAGCACCATTTCTCTCCCTCTTGGTCGATCTCTAACGAAAGATAAGGGAGCGAGTTCCCGCGAGATTGCTTTTCGGAGCCAACGTACCGCCAATCTTTGACGTGGATACGCCTGGGTCTGATTGGGCGTATGGGCGACATGAGCACGCGCCACTCCTCCCAAGCGATGGAACCCCTTGAGCGTTCAGCGCGTTTAGACGCGAACGCGAATTGCGAGGTCCACCTGCTTCAGAGCTCATCGACCCTGATCCCCGGCGATACCGTCTGGCGACGCTGCAAGACGCGGCGCGTGGCGGTTTTGAACGACGCTGCCGCATACTTTGCCGCCCTGCGCGAGGCGCTGCTCGATGCGCAGGATCTCGTCTACATCGTCGGATGGGACATCCATAGCGAGACGAATTTGGTCGGGGCCGCCGGGCGGGCGGATGACGGCTTGCCCGAGCAACTGGGTCCATTTCTGCGCGCGCTGGTGCATCGCCGGCCGGGCTTGCGGATCAACATTCTGGTCTGGGACTTCGTCTCGTTCTACGCCTCCGAAAGGGAGTGGAATTCCGCGGCGAAATTCACCGCCGATACCGATGGCCGAATCCAGTTTGTGCTGGATTCCACTCTTCCGTTCGGTTCAGCGCAGCACCAGAAGATTGTCTGCATCGACGGTTCACTGGCGTTCGTCGGCGGCCTCGATCTGACGATCCGTCGCTGGGACACCAGCGAGCATCGCGCCGATCTGCCGTTGCGCTGCGATCCGCAAGGCAAGCCATACCCGCCGTTTCATGATGTTCAATGCCTGGTCGACGGCGATGCCGCCGCCTCACTGTTCGAACTCGTAGAGGCGCGCTGGCGCGCGGCAGGCCAACTGACGCACGAGCGGCAACCGACAAAGCGTGCGCGCTGGCCGGCGCATGTGCCGGTCGAGGCCGAGCACATGCCCGTGGGCATCGCCAGGACCGACGTCGTGTGCCCCATCGATTCGACCATCAGGGAGGTCGAGCGTTCGCTGATCGCAGCGATCCGGTCCGCGACGAGCTTCATCTACATCGAAAATCAGTTCACCAGCGCCACCAGGATGGCTCAGGAATTGGCCGCGCAGATGCAGCGCGTGCCGGCGCTGCGGGTCTTGGTCGTTGCGCCGAAACTGCATTCCTCGTGGCTGGAATCCCAGGCCATGCAGAACGGCCGCGGCGCCTTCATCGCCTGTTTCAGCGAGGCCGGAGTCGCCGATCGTATCCGCTTCGTCTACCCCGTCTCGCGCGATGGGGAGACGGAAGCGGCCGTCATGGTGCACAGCAAGCTCATGATCGTTGACGACAGGATCTTGCGCATCGGATCGGCCAATCTCAACAACCGGTCGATGGGGGCCGATAGCGAATGTGACCTGATCTTTGAAGCCGCGTCCGATGAGCATCGGGATTTCGTCGTACCGGTTCGCCATCGCCTGATCGCGCATTTCTGCGGCGTCGACGAACACACCATCGTGCAAAACGACGCTCGTCTCTTTGACTTCCTGGACGAGGTAACG from Bradyrhizobium sp. CCBAU 53351 includes the following:
- a CDS encoding DUF3300 domain-containing protein → MFRCGKILMALAFTMATSFAAMAQTPTTPAVPTPQAQPASPAAPSAELLKPEQLEALVAPIALYPDELLANVLAASTYPLEVVQADRWLKERKTLKGDALKAEVDKQAWDDSVKALASTADVLTMMSDQLDWTKKLGDAFLAQQPDVMDAIQRLRTKAYDNKKLVTTKQQKVSVQSQEGKQVVVIQQANPAEMYVPYYDPATVYGGWPYAEYPPYYWGYPSYIGAGVVAAGLAFGTAWAIGRWRNYWGGGCNWGNRNVYVNHRTTNIGNGWQHNPAHRGGVRYNNSNVQQRFGNSNLKAGVSDRMDFRGRDGNQVLRPNQGAGDRAGDRAGDRAGDRGDRAGDRAGDRAGDRAGNRGDRPGAGDRAGAADRAKGGGDRAKAANKAGGDRAKAANRAGGAAANRGSGGNRGGAMNVSSGRSAAAASARGRSSMASMPRGGGGGPSFAGRGGGGGAAMRGGGGGGGFRGGGGGGRRSDIALKHDITLLGHLSSGIGYYRFSYIGSDKAYVGVMAQEVEQVMPAAVRRGSDGYLRVHYEKLGLTFRTYRDWLAGGAKVPAEVTP
- a CDS encoding DUF2950 domain-containing protein; this encodes MTVLDTFRRAMLPGIITLVLLGSELQAQQSFKTPEDAAAALAAAVKSGPDDILKVLGRAADDIVSSGDEIADNDIRARFTSMYDARHAIKAEGNKTATLVLGPDDFPFPIPLVNTKAGWEFDTDEGRIEVLRRRIGRNELDAIQTALAFVDAQNEYADKDRGEGAGIYAQRIVSSPGKKDGLFWRDDNDPSPLGALAAEASKEGYRAGDVGPAPYHGYYFRILKGQGRDAPGGALNYVVKGKMIGGFALIAWPAEYGNSGIMTFLVNHAGTVYQKDLGKRTAFVAERTSLFDPDETWKKVDAPAK
- a CDS encoding VTT domain-containing protein produces the protein MSTRHSSQAMEPLERSARLDANANCEVHLLQSSSTLIPGDTVWRRCKTRRVAVLNDAAAYFAALREALLDAQDLVYIVGWDIHSETNLVGAAGRADDGLPEQLGPFLRALVHRRPGLRINILVWDFVSFYASEREWNSAAKFTADTDGRIQFVLDSTLPFGSAQHQKIVCIDGSLAFVGGLDLTIRRWDTSEHRADLPLRCDPQGKPYPPFHDVQCLVDGDAAASLFELVEARWRAAGQLTHERQPTKRARWPAHVPVEAEHMPVGIARTDVVCPIDSTIREVERSLIAAIRSATSFIYIENQFTSATRMAQELAAQMQRVPALRVLVVAPKLHSSWLESQAMQNGRGAFIACFSEAGVADRIRFVYPVSRDGETEAAVMVHSKLMIVDDRILRIGSANLNNRSMGADSECDLIFEAASDEHRDFVVPVRHRLIAHFCGVDEHTIVQNDARLFDFLDEVTTADGAKTLREVEASVLTSTLATMVQPVADPERPLHLERAASRMWSTKTIIGIVSIAVALFGLAMAWSYTSLSGFADTGRISNLLSGYSQSVWGPPLAVVAFVVGGLVVFPVLVLIAATAAALGPWLGFVTAIAGVLLSAFILFVIGRALGRQRLQQLLGRRAARIQDRVVGKGILAVVVIRMIPIAPFSVVNVVAGASTLPLRDFLVGTLLGMTPGILAMAVLGAQIADVARNASWSSMLLLVLAFLGWLGICAGAQFVAAWLAGRR